In Sphingobacteriaceae bacterium, one genomic interval encodes:
- a CDS encoding SPASM domain-containing protein: MYYYIHILRRLSFIKVLNFIKLLLSYHISRLIHKPLVWGRPFSISVEPTTSCNLRCPQCPSGLRSFSRDIGMLEPELFNGILEQLKKYVHNIVFYFQGEPFLNPKFLEMVKLAEQKGIYTITSTNAHYITEDLAKKTVLSGLSKLIISVDGADQESYEKYRVGGDLTKVLQGTKHLVQQKKALNLKTPTVVWQFIVFKHNENQINQIKSLAKEYGVDKIQIKTAQIYDYENGSELIPENAEFSRYKRTENGNYQIKNKLLNQCWRMWQGCVITWNGLVVPCCFDKDAKHQMGDMQKESFQNIWFSDKYTRFRAKILKGRSEIDICTNCTEGTKVWSDD, translated from the coding sequence ATGTATTATTATATACATATTCTCCGCAGGCTTTCCTTTATAAAGGTGTTAAACTTTATAAAATTACTATTGAGTTACCATATTTCGAGATTAATTCATAAACCTCTGGTGTGGGGGAGACCTTTTTCTATCAGTGTTGAACCTACAACGAGTTGCAATTTAAGATGTCCGCAATGTCCTAGCGGACTTAGAAGTTTTAGTAGGGATATAGGCATGTTAGAACCTGAATTGTTTAACGGAATACTTGAACAATTAAAAAAATATGTACATAATATTGTATTTTATTTTCAGGGAGAACCATTTTTGAACCCAAAGTTTTTGGAAATGGTAAAACTGGCCGAACAAAAGGGTATTTATACCATTACTAGTACAAATGCACATTATATAACGGAAGATTTGGCCAAAAAAACTGTTTTAAGCGGCTTGAGTAAGCTCATTATTTCAGTAGATGGAGCCGATCAGGAATCTTATGAAAAATACAGAGTGGGTGGGGATTTAACAAAAGTATTACAAGGCACCAAACATCTTGTGCAACAAAAAAAGGCACTAAATCTAAAAACACCTACTGTTGTTTGGCAATTCATCGTATTTAAGCATAATGAAAATCAAATTAATCAAATTAAAAGTTTAGCTAAAGAATATGGTGTAGATAAAATTCAAATTAAAACCGCGCAAATATATGATTACGAAAATGGGAGCGAATTAATACCTGAAAACGCTGAATTTTCAAGATATAAAAGAACCGAAAATGGCAATTATCAAATAAAAAATAAATTATTGAACCAATGTTGGCGGATGTGGCAGGGCTGCGTAATAACCTGGAATGGTTTGGTTGTACCTTGTTGTTTTGATAAGGATGCAAAACATCAAATGGGCGATATGCAAAAAGAGTCGTTTCAAAATATTTGGTTTTCTGACAAATACACCCGTTTTAGAGCGAAAATTTTAAAAGGAAGGTCGGAAATTGACATTTGTACCAATTGCACAGAAGGAACTAAAGTTTGGAGCGATGATTAA
- a CDS encoding YceI family protein, translating to MKEIILYILIFCAVTLNAQIYSCKDGVSKFTSEAPLEMIKAQSKMTIGAIDFSNKNVAFAVALSTFEGFNSELQKEHFLENYVEASKYPKAIFKGKLIDDIDISKNGNYSVRAKGNFEIHGVSKEKIVKVKVVVKDKEIVVDSSFDVPLSDHDIKIPKIVNQKIASVIAVQLNATLKVR from the coding sequence ATGAAAGAGATAATATTATATATACTGATTTTTTGTGCCGTAACGCTAAATGCACAAATTTATTCTTGCAAAGACGGTGTTTCAAAATTTACTTCAGAGGCGCCACTTGAAATGATAAAGGCCCAATCAAAAATGACCATAGGGGCAATAGATTTCAGCAATAAAAATGTAGCATTCGCGGTTGCCTTAAGTACTTTTGAGGGATTTAACAGTGAGTTACAAAAGGAGCATTTTTTAGAAAATTATGTGGAAGCCAGTAAATATCCTAAAGCAATATTTAAGGGGAAACTAATTGATGACATTGATATCAGTAAAAATGGTAATTATTCCGTACGGGCCAAAGGTAATTTTGAAATTCATGGAGTTTCTAAAGAAAAAATTGTTAAAGTAAAGGTTGTGGTAAAGGATAAAGAAATAGTTGTTGATTCAAGCTTTGATGTTCCTTTGAGCGATCATGATATTAAAATTCCTAAAATTGTAAATCAAAAAATTGCGTCTGTCATCGCAGTGCAGTTAAATGCAACCCTAAAGGTTAGATGA
- a CDS encoding Ig-like domain-containing protein: MINIVIAILHPMPRQLINILLLFMCLMLFIKCAQVVQLTGGEKDSEAPKLIQSLPENKSVNFVADQIILQFDEFIQLKDISNQIIINPPLPEIPEMEADGKKLKINLKKSKTEPNTTYRIFFGNAINDMHEGNVLKDFEFVFSTGSEIDTLKAKGEIEIEFDKSEPGECVVALYNTDKITNDSFAYQLKADYIVKSNKTGNFDFKYLPNKNFKALAFWDKNKNYLYDGESERIAFSDLTHNPSIDTTSIHLNMFAEKTGKLYLKKTYSPYYGKVQLIYSKEVISNIKPLHDSDQTKIYHHQQNKANDTLSVYYKNITDTLKLISTNPEFSILDTLIIGLPKFKPTIAKKLMFTQNWLAGVLEKNVKPRLQFYNLIDTGLAKNALLKIKYIKDTLKVTEDVELKVIDPITVELANNFAEGIDYKVVCDTAAFHDYTGKYNDSIKLNLSRRESSELGKLKLNLLLDKKQHYIIQLIGANHTVVMEKSVYLSLSSSNSVEVIMDELFPGTYRIKIIYDDNANKKWDTGNLLEKRQPEKIRIPAKEIKIMADWEVEEEIKIQ, from the coding sequence ATGATTAATATTGTAATTGCTATTTTGCATCCTATGCCCAGGCAATTAATAAATATACTACTTCTTTTCATGTGCTTAATGCTTTTTATTAAATGCGCTCAGGTAGTTCAACTCACCGGTGGTGAAAAAGATTCGGAAGCTCCTAAATTAATTCAATCTTTGCCGGAAAATAAGTCGGTTAACTTCGTAGCCGATCAAATTATTTTACAATTTGACGAATTCATACAGTTAAAAGACATATCTAATCAAATAATCATTAATCCACCTTTACCGGAAATTCCGGAAATGGAGGCCGACGGTAAAAAATTAAAAATAAACTTAAAAAAATCAAAAACGGAGCCCAACACAACCTACCGCATCTTTTTTGGTAACGCTATTAACGATATGCATGAGGGAAATGTACTTAAGGATTTTGAATTTGTATTTTCAACCGGAAGTGAAATTGATACCTTAAAGGCCAAAGGTGAAATTGAAATTGAATTTGATAAATCGGAGCCGGGTGAATGTGTAGTTGCACTATATAATACCGATAAAATTACAAACGACAGTTTTGCGTACCAGTTAAAGGCAGATTATATTGTAAAAAGTAACAAAACAGGCAATTTTGATTTTAAATACCTTCCCAACAAAAACTTTAAAGCATTGGCTTTTTGGGATAAAAATAAAAATTACCTGTATGATGGGGAGTCAGAAAGAATAGCATTTTCAGATTTAACACATAATCCTTCAATAGATACCACTTCAATACATTTAAACATGTTTGCTGAAAAAACCGGAAAGCTATATCTAAAAAAAACATATTCACCTTATTATGGAAAAGTTCAACTCATTTATAGTAAAGAGGTAATTAGCAATATTAAACCCCTACACGATTCTGACCAAACAAAAATTTATCATCACCAACAAAATAAGGCAAACGACACCTTGTCGGTTTACTACAAAAACATAACTGATACTTTAAAACTAATTTCTACCAATCCTGAGTTCTCCATATTAGATACATTAATTATTGGATTACCGAAATTTAAACCAACTATTGCGAAAAAACTGATGTTTACCCAAAATTGGTTAGCGGGGGTACTTGAAAAAAATGTAAAGCCCCGGCTTCAGTTTTATAATCTCATTGATACCGGTTTGGCAAAAAATGCGCTACTGAAAATAAAGTATATCAAAGACACCTTAAAAGTGACCGAAGATGTCGAACTAAAAGTAATAGACCCAATAACGGTTGAATTAGCTAATAACTTCGCCGAAGGAATAGATTATAAAGTTGTTTGCGACACCGCAGCTTTTCACGATTATACCGGAAAATATAACGATAGTATTAAATTAAACTTGAGCAGAAGGGAAAGCAGTGAACTTGGAAAACTGAAACTCAATTTACTTTTGGACAAAAAACAGCATTACATTATTCAATTGATAGGTGCTAACCATACCGTTGTAATGGAAAAATCAGTTTACCTAAGTCTTTCCTCCAGTAATTCCGTTGAAGTAATTATGGATGAATTATTCCCGGGAACTTACCGGATTAAAATTATTTATGACGATAATGCAAATAAAAAGTGGGATACAGGTAATTTGCTAGAAAAAAGGCAACCCGAAAAAATACGCATTCCAGCCAAAGAAATAAAAATTATGGCCGATTGGGAAGTAGAAGAAGAAATAAAAATTCAGTAA